TGCGTGCGCCCTAAAGCTTCGGCTGTAATGCCCGGAATGTCAGAAAATTCATGGGACTGCCCATTGAGTTCTGCGATAAAAGCGTCACGGTAGCGGTTATATTGTTTTTGATTCCACAGGGTAATACCGATGCCGGTCCCGATCCCACCCCAAACGATTGGGATCTTCCAGTATTTTCTGTTGTAATACTGCCCCAACCCTGGTAAAACCGCCGAATATAAACCCGCTTTTGTAGGATTATACCGCACAGCAACCGGTGTCGAGTTGGATTGCTGAATATCTGCGTACACTTCCACTTCAGACTTCGGAGTAGTGGCAGAAACCGAATCGGTCGGATAATTCTCTACGCGGATCGTATCCTTTGGCAGAACCTGACCAAATATTTGAACTGATATAAACAGAAGCAGCAAGGCTGTGATTTTACCCATTATCTGAAATGTGATAGGATGTTTTCCAGTTCTTCTTCATTCTTGAAATCGAGTACGATCTTCCCCTTTTTCCCGTTAGCGGCGGCCTTAATCTCTACTTTTGAATTTAGTATATCGGCGAGGTTCTTCTCGGCTTTCTTGAAATGATTTGGTAAAACCGCTTTCGCTCTCTTCTCAGGATTCGCCTCATTTTTCATCCTCGAAGCTTCTTCCTCTGCCTGTCGTACGTTAAGTTTATGCGCAACGATTTTCTGAAACAGCATCCTTTGCTTTTCGGGATCGTCTTGGCTTAAGATGGCACGGCCGTGGCCAGCAGAGATTTCTCCACTTCGGATGGCATCCTGTATTTCTGGTGACAGGCGCAACAGCCTTATCGAATTGGTAATGGAAGTTCGGTCTTTGCCGAGTCGCTGGCTAAGGTTCTCCTGTGTGAGACCTATTTCTTCGAGCAAGCGTTGATAGGTAAGCGCAATTTCTATCGCATCGAGATCTTCGCGCTGAATGTTTTCTACCAAAGCCATCTCGAGCAACTCTTGATCGTTCACCAGGCGGATGTAAGCAGGCACAGTCTCCAGACCGGCAATCTTACTCGCCCTGTAACGGCGTTCCCCAGAGATAATCTCAAATTTATCACCATCTTTCCGTAAGGTGATCGGCTGAATGATGCCCAGGCTTCGGATAGATTCTGCCAGTTCATTCAGTGCTTTTTCATCGAAATAAGTCCGGGGCTGCGAAGCATTCGGATAAATATCATCCAGCGAAACCTGTACGATATTTCCCACGAACTTATCTGCACCTTCGTCGGTGGCAGAGTTTACCGTTGCCTTGGATTCGGCACTCAGTATCGCACCCAGGCCACGCCCCATCGCTCTTTTCTTATCTCTCATAATATGGTTAGCGTTTTACTTTTTAACTTTTTACTAAATTTTCATTTTTCAGCAACACTTCCTCAGCCAGCTGAAGATATTGAATAGCGCCTTTGCTTTCAGCATCATAATTAAGGATGCTTTCGCCGAAACTTGGCGCTTCACTCAAACGTACATTTCGGCTGATGACTGTCTCGAAAACCATTTCAGGGAAATGCGAGTTCACCTCTTCCACGACCTGGTTTGAAAGTCGCAGACGCGAATCGTACATCGTAAGCAGCAGTCCTTCGATATCAAGGTCCTTGTTATGGATTTTCTGTACATTCTTAATGGTGTTCAGTAATTTACCTAAACCTTCAAGGGCAAAATACTCGCACTGTATCGGGATGATGACAGAATCGGCGGCTGTTAGGGCATTAATGGTAATCA
This DNA window, taken from Chryseobacterium sp. 6424, encodes the following:
- a CDS encoding ParA family protein; this encodes MAKIIGIANQKGGVGKTTTAVNLAAALGVLEKKILIIDADPQANATSGLGVDEATFSTYNLLERSTDAKNCVQKTTSPNLDIIPSHIDLVAAEIELVDRENREYMLKEALEELRDEYDYIIIDCAPSLGLITINALTAADSVIIPIQCEYFALEGLGKLLNTIKNVQKIHNKDLDIEGLLLTMYDSRLRLSNQVVEEVNSHFPEMVFETVISRNVRLSEAPSFGESILNYDAESKGAIQYLQLAEEVLLKNENLVKS
- a CDS encoding ParB/RepB/Spo0J family partition protein, with product MRDKKRAMGRGLGAILSAESKATVNSATDEGADKFVGNIVQVSLDDIYPNASQPRTYFDEKALNELAESIRSLGIIQPITLRKDGDKFEIISGERRYRASKIAGLETVPAYIRLVNDQELLEMALVENIQREDLDAIEIALTYQRLLEEIGLTQENLSQRLGKDRTSITNSIRLLRLSPEIQDAIRSGEISAGHGRAILSQDDPEKQRMLFQKIVAHKLNVRQAEEEASRMKNEANPEKRAKAVLPNHFKKAEKNLADILNSKVEIKAAANGKKGKIVLDFKNEEELENILSHFR
- a CDS encoding DUF5683 domain-containing protein — its product is MGKITALLLLFISVQIFGQVLPKDTIRVENYPTDSVSATTPKSEVEVYADIQQSNSTPVAVRYNPTKAGLYSAVLPGLGQYYNRKYWKIPIVWGGIGTGIGITLWNQKQYNRYRDAFIAELNGQSHEFSDIPGITAEALGRTQDRAKRQRDYAIAVTGLVYLLNIVDAVVDAHLYEGRKDPDLALKPTVIYDEFARQNSKAGLSLSYNF